The genomic stretch GCATCATTTCCGTATCTTCATGCTCCAGAATATGGCAATGATACATATAACGCCCAGCATGTTTATTGAATTGTGCTGCCACTATGACCATTTCTGCCGAAATGATTTTATCGTTGGCATCCCGTTCACCCGGGTTAACACGGACGGTATCTTTCCAGCCCGCTTCGTTATCATCTATACCCACATCAACAGGCGGCTTGGTGAAGGTAAAATTAAACTTCGCATTATCTATCGGGTTACTTGCCTTTGTCGCAGCATATCTCTTACGTTTAATAGGCTGAAACTGCACAAGATGGATATGAAATGGATGCGTATCCGGACTCAGATTAATTACCTTCCAAAGCTGCCAAGAGCCTTTTACAATAAAAATGCTGGTCATATCGTTAAACCGCTTGGCAACGGTGACATAGGTCACCGGGTCATCGGTCAGTTTGAGCTTTATTCCGGCACGAATTTTTTTTGTAGCATCAGCAGGGTCAGACACTTTTATGTTGTACATATTCATGCCCATTTTATCTGCGTCTTCCTCCTTCATCATTTCATGAAGAAACAGCATGGTTTTGATCTTCGTCTGGCCGGTATCCGGATCAACTTCTGCTACATCTTCTTCCCTGAGCACAATGAGGTTGTGTCCATGATCTGCGGGGTACACATTGTGATTGGCTGGCAGGCGTTTGAATGCCGGGTCCAGTGACATATGTTCGATTGATTTTCCTTTAATGCCCGGTTGCATAAAATTACCATAAAAATCAAACCGCATCACTTGAGGGAACTCGCGAAACTCATCCCGATTTCCCGTATAAATTGCAGCATCACTCGTGACCGGCTCACCGTTAAATGGCGCAGCGGCGCTATTATAAACAACCACATGCTTAAACCCTTCTTTTGCCATCTGCCCGAAATCCAGTAACACATCAGCCCGCTCACCCGGCGAAAGAATCAGATTGCCATTAGGTAAGTCCACCGCTTTACCTAGCAGCCCGCCATCCGTGCCAATCTGCTGTACCTGGTAGTTTTGCAGTGTTTCGCGGCTGTTTTCGTCTGCGGTTTTCATTCCCATGAAATGCAAACGATACACTCTGGCGTTGGCGCCATTCACGATACGTAAACGATAAACCTGTTTCTTAACCATGGCACGAGGCCAAAGCTTGCCATTTACAATTGTTGCAGGCGGAAAACATTCACGCACACTGCTTTGTACTTTATGCAAAAAACGTCCGGTTAAATTACCCGTAGCTGTACCATCCACCGTTTCAAAATTACGGTCTTGCAGAATCAAGGGTAATTCAAATTCCCCCACAGGCAGACCAATTAATTGTTCTATCGGGTCACGTACCAGCCAGCCGCCAGCCAATCCGGCATACACATTAAACCGTGTCACTCCCATTGCGTGATCATGGTACCAATACATGGGTGCAGCCCCACCTTTAT from Sulfurirhabdus autotrophica encodes the following:
- a CDS encoding multicopper oxidase family protein is translated as MSVKWESLTSTANANHSLFDASSVLKFGAKMRPNHGVPGHLILTEKMNKVEVHPALGLTTPIWGYEGKFPGPTIEVDAGSEVRITVVNKIAGNIPYVHVVSDDAAGGSMNDPGTEASSTDSLDQEESMNVTGLNAWTVVHLHGGPTHPDSDGWTDNVIGKGEHVEMQYTCDRETYMMEHPPQTPNGKPVKESYKGGAAPMYWYHDHAMGVTRFNVYAGLAGGWLVRDPIEQLIGLPVGEFELPLILQDRNFETVDGTATGNLTGRFLHKVQSSVRECFPPATIVNGKLWPRAMVKKQVYRLRIVNGANARVYRLHFMGMKTADENSRETLQNYQVQQIGTDGGLLGKAVDLPNGNLILSPGERADVLLDFGQMAKEGFKHVVVYNSAAAPFNGEPVTSDAAIYTGNRDEFREFPQVMRFDFYGNFMQPGIKGKSIEHMSLDPAFKRLPANHNVYPADHGHNLIVLREEDVAEVDPDTGQTKIKTMLFLHEMMKEEDADKMGMNMYNIKVSDPADATKKIRAGIKLKLTDDPVTYVTVAKRFNDMTSIFIVKGSWQLWKVINLSPDTHPFHIHLVQFQPIKRKRYAATKASNPIDNAKFNFTFTKPPVDVGIDDNEAGWKDTVRVNPGERDANDKIISAEMVIVAAQFNKHAGRYMYHCHILEHEDTEMMRSFVVVPKETMPFMGHMNHHHHP